The Nitrosospira lacus genome window below encodes:
- a CDS encoding c-type cytochrome produces the protein MKAVWMGVVAASALLMVGTAQANADLAKASGCMNCHTVDKKLVGPALKDIAAKYKDDAGAQAKLEEKVKKGSTGVWGPIAMPPNSNVSDANIKTLVSFILSLK, from the coding sequence ATGAAAGCTGTCTGGATGGGAGTGGTTGCGGCATCGGCCCTGTTGATGGTGGGTACCGCGCAAGCGAACGCGGACTTGGCGAAAGCCAGCGGTTGCATGAACTGTCACACAGTTGACAAGAAACTGGTCGGACCGGCGCTAAAGGATATCGCCGCCAAGTACAAGGATGATGCAGGCGCCCAGGCCAAGCTGGAAGAAAAAGTGAAGAAAGGAAGCACCGGCGTGTGGGGACCGATCGCGATGCCACCGAATTCCAATGTCAGCGATGCCAATATCAAAACGCTGGTGTCGTTTATTCTATCGCTCAAATAA
- a CDS encoding YdcF family protein, with amino-acid sequence MGWFATNLASAFLLLPLNLILLGVMGVLLIKRHPRIGKVLVMLALTLLYLLSIPFVAETALQKLETPPASHSFDNIQAIVVLGAGTYFDAPEYDGDTVNRLGLERIRYAARLHRFTGKPILATGGSPLGGDSSEAAQMKAALEDEFRVPVKWIEEDSCNTRENAYKSFAILKKKGINRVALVTHAWHMPRASREFEQAGFKVTPAATAYTTRYKTDVFAFIPTTGALQKSNWFLHEVIGILWYRLMPASGQP; translated from the coding sequence ATGGGCTGGTTTGCGACTAATCTGGCAAGCGCATTTCTGCTTCTCCCATTGAATCTTATCCTGTTAGGCGTGATGGGGGTGCTGCTTATCAAGCGCCACCCGAGAATAGGCAAGGTTCTGGTTATGCTCGCGCTGACTCTGCTTTATCTGCTGTCCATTCCATTTGTCGCCGAAACCGCGTTGCAAAAGCTGGAGACACCCCCGGCATCCCACTCCTTCGATAATATACAAGCCATCGTAGTACTGGGTGCAGGCACCTATTTCGATGCGCCGGAATATGACGGTGACACCGTGAACCGGCTCGGCCTGGAGCGCATCCGTTATGCCGCGCGGCTGCATCGGTTCACAGGTAAGCCGATATTGGCGACAGGCGGCTCTCCTCTGGGAGGCGACTCTTCGGAGGCGGCGCAAATGAAGGCAGCGCTCGAAGACGAGTTTCGGGTTCCGGTTAAGTGGATAGAGGAGGACTCGTGCAACACCCGCGAGAATGCCTACAAGAGCTTTGCCATTCTCAAAAAAAAAGGGATCAACCGTGTCGCGCTGGTCACTCACGCCTGGCACATGCCAAGAGCGTCGAGGGAGTTCGAACAAGCCGGATTCAAGGTTACACCCGCTGCCACCGCGTACACCACACGATATAAGACAGATGTCTTCGCATTCATCCCGACAACTGGCGCACTGCAAAAGAGCAACTGGTTCCTCCATGAGGTCATTGGCATACTATGGTACCGGCTCATGCCTGCTTCCGGTCAACCATGA
- a CDS encoding thioredoxin domain-containing protein: MLNHLSGETSPYLLQHVENPVDWYPWGDEALTLARTGNKPILLSIGYSACHWCHVMAHESFEDAEVAAAMNQHFVNIKVDREERPDLDQIYQSALYMLTQRHGGWPLTLFLTPDQKPFFGGTYFPKAPRHGLPGFLDLLPRVAETYSTRGEEIERQGASLLRSFASTLPSAGSPTSAFSEQPLDQALAELRDRFDSVNGGFGDVPKFLHPTELEFCLRRYVATGNAETLRMAAHTLKKMAEGGIYDQLGGGFCRYSTDQHWSIPHFEKMLYDNGPLLRLYADAWLATGDPLFKRVVEETAEWVMREMQPPVGVEAGMMGGSGYYSTLDADSEDEEGKFYVWDYAQIAQILSPEEYAVVAPYYGLLRTPNFEQKHWNLEITQPLADVARAIGIQHEEARQRLASGRRKLFIERELRVRPGRDEKILTSWNGLMIKGMTRAGNVFERSDWIQSATLAVDFIRSTLWKNNRLLATCKDGKAHLNAYLDDYAFLLDGLLELMQAEFRQADLDFAIALADVLLEQFEDKQAGGFFFTSHDHERLIHRPKPGLDNATPSGNGVAAYALQRLGHLLGEFRYLQAAERALSLFYPTLSRYTSSCCSLLVALEQSLSPPQIVILRGQALALTEWKKALRYSSPYALAFALPLELLRLPPGLNKPAATDNAVNAWVCQGVKCLPEISDLQELLRVCEIQGKIGSSIING; the protein is encoded by the coding sequence ATGCTCAATCATCTTTCCGGCGAAACCAGTCCGTACCTGCTTCAGCACGTGGAAAATCCCGTGGATTGGTATCCCTGGGGAGACGAGGCATTGACGCTGGCCCGCACCGGGAATAAGCCGATACTGCTTTCCATTGGCTACTCGGCCTGTCACTGGTGCCATGTCATGGCACACGAATCTTTTGAAGATGCGGAAGTTGCCGCGGCGATGAACCAGCACTTCGTGAATATCAAGGTGGATCGCGAAGAGCGCCCCGATCTCGACCAGATTTATCAGAGCGCGCTTTACATGCTAACCCAGCGTCATGGCGGCTGGCCACTGACGCTGTTTCTGACACCCGACCAGAAGCCATTTTTTGGCGGTACGTATTTTCCTAAGGCCCCACGCCACGGTCTGCCGGGTTTTCTGGATCTGCTGCCACGCGTCGCCGAAACATATTCCACTCGCGGCGAAGAAATCGAGCGGCAGGGCGCCTCGCTGCTGCGCTCATTTGCCAGCACGCTGCCGTCAGCAGGCTCGCCAACCTCGGCATTTTCGGAACAGCCGCTTGATCAGGCGCTGGCCGAGTTGAGGGACCGGTTCGATTCCGTAAATGGCGGTTTTGGCGATGTGCCGAAATTCCTTCATCCCACCGAGCTGGAATTCTGCTTGCGCCGCTACGTTGCCACCGGCAATGCGGAGACATTGCGCATGGCGGCGCATACCCTGAAAAAAATGGCGGAGGGTGGCATCTACGACCAACTGGGCGGCGGTTTCTGCCGCTACAGCACGGATCAGCACTGGAGCATTCCACATTTCGAAAAAATGCTTTATGACAACGGACCGTTGCTGCGACTCTACGCCGACGCCTGGCTCGCCACTGGAGACCCATTATTCAAACGAGTTGTGGAAGAAACAGCCGAATGGGTGATGCGGGAAATGCAACCACCGGTTGGGGTAGAAGCAGGCATGATGGGCGGGAGTGGATATTACTCAACGCTGGATGCCGATTCCGAAGATGAAGAAGGCAAATTCTATGTATGGGATTACGCTCAAATAGCGCAAATTCTGTCGCCGGAAGAATATGCCGTGGTTGCCCCCTATTACGGGCTCCTGCGTACCCCAAACTTCGAACAGAAACACTGGAATCTGGAAATCACCCAGCCCCTTGCGGACGTTGCCCGGGCTATCGGTATCCAGCATGAAGAAGCACGGCAAAGGCTTGCATCAGGGCGCAGGAAACTTTTTATCGAGCGCGAATTACGCGTGCGCCCGGGCCGCGACGAGAAAATCCTCACCAGCTGGAACGGGTTGATGATCAAGGGAATGACGCGTGCGGGCAATGTTTTCGAACGCTCCGACTGGATCCAATCCGCAACTCTCGCAGTGGATTTCATTCGTTCCACGCTATGGAAGAATAACCGTCTGCTGGCAACCTGCAAGGATGGCAAGGCGCATCTCAATGCCTATCTGGACGATTACGCCTTCCTGCTGGATGGCTTGCTGGAACTGATGCAGGCGGAGTTTCGTCAGGCCGATCTGGATTTTGCCATAGCACTGGCCGATGTGCTGCTGGAGCAATTCGAGGACAAACAGGCGGGAGGTTTTTTCTTCACCAGCCATGACCATGAGAGACTGATACATCGCCCCAAGCCGGGCCTTGATAACGCCACGCCTTCGGGTAATGGCGTGGCGGCATACGCCCTTCAGCGGCTGGGGCATCTGCTCGGCGAATTTCGTTATTTGCAGGCCGCCGAACGTGCTTTGAGTTTGTTCTACCCCACCCTGTCCCGCTATACCAGCTCGTGCTGCAGTTTGTTGGTCGCACTCGAACAATCGCTCTCGCCCCCGCAAATTGTTATACTTCGTGGTCAGGCGCTTGCTTTGACGGAATGGAAAAAAGCATTGCGGTACAGCTCCCCGTACGCTCTGGCATTTGCTTTGCCGCTGGAACTTCTTCGGCTGCCGCCCGGTCTGAATAAACCGGCTGCAACGGATAACGCCGTCAACGCCTGGGTCTGCCAAGGCGTTAAATGCCTACCGGAGATCTCTGACTTGCAGGAATTGCTGCGCGTCTGTGAAATTCAAGGTAAGATTGGTTCTTCTATAATTAACGGATAA
- a CDS encoding OsmC family protein yields MKARIEWKEGMSFLGESGSGHSILMDGPPEAGGKNRGPRPMEMLLMGTGGCAAFDVVLILKKSRQDISDCVVEIEAERAPEEPKVFTRIHFHFILTGKQLKPEQAERAIRLSAEKYCSASIMLGKTAELTHDFRIVEA; encoded by the coding sequence ATGAAAGCACGCATCGAATGGAAGGAAGGAATGAGCTTTCTGGGCGAATCGGGCAGCGGCCACAGCATACTGATGGATGGTCCGCCAGAAGCGGGCGGCAAAAACCGGGGGCCACGCCCCATGGAAATGCTGTTAATGGGAACCGGCGGTTGCGCAGCTTTTGACGTGGTATTGATTCTTAAAAAAAGCCGGCAGGATATCAGCGATTGCGTGGTGGAAATTGAAGCGGAACGGGCACCGGAAGAACCCAAAGTGTTCACCCGCATTCATTTTCATTTTATCCTCACCGGGAAACAACTGAAGCCCGAACAAGCGGAACGGGCGATCAGACTCTCCGCGGAAAAATACTGCTCGGCCTCGATCATGCTGGGAAAAACGGCGGAACTGACCCACGACTTCAGAATCGTGGAGGCATGA